One Coffea arabica cultivar ET-39 chromosome 5e, Coffea Arabica ET-39 HiFi, whole genome shotgun sequence DNA segment encodes these proteins:
- the LOC113688255 gene encoding GPI-anchored protein LLG1 isoform X1, with protein sequence MVRIHRYQFCAILVFFLSLSASNSASTFLSEGIFGHHIAQGRNLLQAKTACPVNFEFQNYTIITSQCKGPQYPPNLCCKALKDFACPFTEQLNDLSNDCATTMFSYINLNGKYPPGLFASECREGKEGLECPALAPSLSANASGSQMTGKPAKALILGTTFIVLLLQVF encoded by the exons ATGGTCAGGATTCACCGTTATCAATTTTGTGCGATTTTGGTGTTTTTTCTCAGCCTATCAGCTAGCAACTCAGCTTCCACTTTCCTTTCAG AAGGCATTTTTGGGCATCATATTGCACAAGGGAGAAACCTCCTCCAGGCAAAGACAG CTTGCCCTGTTAACTTCGAGTTTCAGAATTACACAATCATCACTAGTCAATGCAAAGGTCCTCAATATCCACCCAACCTTTGCTGTAAGGCTTTAAAGGATTTTGCCTGTCCTTTTACAGAGCAGCTGAATGATTTATCAAATGACTGTGCCACAACCATGTTCAGCTACATTAACCTTAATGGGAAGTATCCACCTGGTCTTTTCGCCAGTGAGTGCCGTGAAGGCAAGGAGGGGCTTGAATGCCCTGCACTAGCACCGTCGCTATCAGCTAATGCCAGTGGCAGTCAAATGACAGGCAAACCAGCCAAAGCACTGATTCTTGGAACGACTTTTATAGTGTTGTTGTTGCAGGTCttctaa
- the LOC113688255 gene encoding GPI-anchored protein LLG1 isoform X2: MVRIHRYQFCAILVFFLSLSASNSASTFLSGIFGHHIAQGRNLLQAKTACPVNFEFQNYTIITSQCKGPQYPPNLCCKALKDFACPFTEQLNDLSNDCATTMFSYINLNGKYPPGLFASECREGKEGLECPALAPSLSANASGSQMTGKPAKALILGTTFIVLLLQVF; this comes from the exons ATGGTCAGGATTCACCGTTATCAATTTTGTGCGATTTTGGTGTTTTTTCTCAGCCTATCAGCTAGCAACTCAGCTTCCACTTTCCTTTCAG GCATTTTTGGGCATCATATTGCACAAGGGAGAAACCTCCTCCAGGCAAAGACAG CTTGCCCTGTTAACTTCGAGTTTCAGAATTACACAATCATCACTAGTCAATGCAAAGGTCCTCAATATCCACCCAACCTTTGCTGTAAGGCTTTAAAGGATTTTGCCTGTCCTTTTACAGAGCAGCTGAATGATTTATCAAATGACTGTGCCACAACCATGTTCAGCTACATTAACCTTAATGGGAAGTATCCACCTGGTCTTTTCGCCAGTGAGTGCCGTGAAGGCAAGGAGGGGCTTGAATGCCCTGCACTAGCACCGTCGCTATCAGCTAATGCCAGTGGCAGTCAAATGACAGGCAAACCAGCCAAAGCACTGATTCTTGGAACGACTTTTATAGTGTTGTTGTTGCAGGTCttctaa
- the LOC113687792 gene encoding pentatricopeptide repeat-containing protein At5g66520-like: protein MAAAAVTVSPRALDPSNTKFSSAKVPNAAVYLLQMCHFSQEVKQLHAQLIVSGLIHHPLNPGRLIESYVSTSHLSYALSVFESISCPDTFAYNSLIRGLTLGHHFLDNQSLRLYQDLLSNGLNPDTYTYTFVLKSCSRMRATSEGKQVHAQIIKAGMEPTTHVLSSLISMYSNCGHMDSAERLLASVSDGSVLVMNAMITGHLNQGQFGIARELFDKMSKRDTATWSTMITGYSKSNMHAEALSTFQEMVANRVQLNEATLVSALSACAHLGALDQGRWIHTYIEKNGVNVQVRLATAMVDMYAKCGCIDLSYEVFKNMPEKDVVAWGVIISGFAAHGEARRCFELFNQMIENGISPNEVIFVAMLSACSHGGCVESGFHYFNEMTHFYGIRPSMEHYGCMVDLLGRAGRLADAEELISCMSEKPNSVIWGALLNACRIYKDQDRGERVCRELVKLEPTADRYKQVGGFFATVGAKEMASNLWGFMRDKNLDIANGLSFVEVDDIVHEFVVGDICHSQSADIFKVLDGTC, encoded by the coding sequence ATGGCTGCAGCAGCTGTAACTGTAAGCCCACGGGCACTTGATCCGAGCAATACAAAATTCTCGTCTGCAAAAGTCCCAAACGCCGCCGTATACTTGCTTCAAATGTGCCATTTTTCCCAGGAAGTTAAACAACTGCATGCCCAACTGATAGTTTCAGGACTGATTCATCATCCCCTGAATCCGGGAAGACTCATTGAATCCTACGTTTCAACCTCTCACCTTTCCTATGCCCTGTCAGTTTTCGAGTCAATTTCTTGTCCTGATACATTTGCCTACAACAGCTTGATTAGAGGCCTAACGCTTGGTCATCATTTCCTAGATAATCAATCCCTTCGGTTGTATCAAGACTTGTTGTCAAATGGACTCAACCCTGATACCTATACATACACTTTTGTGCTCAAATCATGTTCCCGAATGAGAGCCACTTCTGAAGGGAAACAAGTTCATGCCCAGATAATCAAGGCCGGCATGGAACCAACCACCCATGTCTTAAGCTCGTTAATTAGTATGTACTCAAACTGCGGTCACATGGACTCTGCAGAAAGACTTCTTGCTTCAGTTTCCGATGGAAGTGTTCTTGTCATGAATGCCATGATCACTGGTCACCTTAACCAAGGTCAATTTGGCATTGCCAGAGAACTGTTCGATAAAATGAGCAAGAGGGATACTGCAACTTGGAGCACGATGATAACTGGGTATAGCAAGAGTAATATGCATGCAGAAGCTCTATCTACCTTTCAAGAAATGGTGGCGAATCGAGTTCAGTTGAACGAGGCAACGCTTGTTAGCGCATTATCTGCCTGTGCTCATTTAGGAGCTTTGGATCAGGGAAGATGGATACACACATACATTGAGAAAAATGGTGTCAATGTTCAGGTTAGGCTTGCTACTGCAATGGTTGACATGTATGCCAAATGTGGCTGCATAGACCTTAGCTATGAAGTATTCAAGAATATGCCTGAGAAAGATGTTGTTGCATGGGGAGTTATCATCTCAGGATTCGCAGCTCATGGTGAAGCTAGGAGATGTTTTGAACTATTTAATCAGATGATAGAAAATGGGATTAGCCCGAATGAAGTTATCTTTGTGGCAATGCTGTCTGCTTGCTCTCATGGAGGATGCGTCGAGTCTGGCTTTCATTACTTTAATGAAATGACACATTTTTATGGGATTAGACCATCCATGGAACACTATGGTTGCATGGTTGACCTACTTGGTCGTGCCGGGAGGCTAGCAGATGCTGAAGAACTCATTTCTTGTATGTCAGAAAAGCCTAACTCGGTTATATGGGGTGCATTGCTAAATGCTTGTAGAATCTATAAAGACCAGGATAGAGGGGAACGTGTATGTAGAGAGCTAGTCAAATTGGAGCCAACCGCGGACAGGTATAAGCAAGTTGGAGGCTTCTTTGCTACAGTGGGAGCGAAAGAAATGGCCAGTAACTTGTGGGGTTTTATGAGGGACAAAAACTTGGATATTGCAAATGGCTTAAGCTTTGTTGAAGTAGATGATATTGTTCACGAGTTTGTCGTAGGGGACATTTGTCATTCTCAGTCTGCTGATATCTTCAAGGTGTTGGATGGAACTTGTTGA
- the LOC113687793 gene encoding actin-related protein 8, with the protein MVNLLRKVWESVSQRSASASSSASSTNQPDRFDQMTYLLTSSTGDFDPIPLDIFIQILKFLGPKESAKLSSVCRFWKFIVADNRLWIYFLQNQQEPWDSIFFAETHLRSGYPLQMFPTQMPDLSFMHIYAQRAQVPGAIIIDGGSGYCKFGWSKYASPSGRSATFLEFGNIESPMYSRLRHFFSTIYGRMQVKANTQPIVLSLPICHSDDTESDIAARKQLKEAIYTALFDMNVPAVCAINQAVLALFAARRTSGVVVNIGFNQTSVVPILHGRVMHRVGVEVTGMGALKLTGFLREKMQQKNLHFDSLYTVRALKENLCYVAFDYEAELRKDTEASFQVAAEGWFTLSKERFQTGEILFQPRIAGVRTMSLHQAVALCLDHCQDSELSGDDNWFKTVVLSGGSACLPGLAERLEKELLQSLPHSTSKGLKVIPSPYGADSAWYGARLIGNLSTFPGSCCVTKKQYRQRSRRNLRW; encoded by the exons ATGGTCAACTTGCTCCGAAAAGTCTGGGAATCCGTCTCTCAACGTTCGGCCTCCGCCTCCTCCTCCGCCAGCTCTACCAATCAACCCGATAGATTCGACCAAATGACGTACCTGCTGACCTCCTCAACCGGCGACTTCGACCCGATTCCCCTCGACATATTTATCCAAATCCTCAAATTCCTCGGCCCCAAAGAATCCGCCAAGCTCAGCTCTGTTTGTAGGTTCTGGAAATTCATCGTTGCCGATAATCGCCTCTGGATTTATTTCCTTCAGAATCAACAGGAGCCTTGGGATTCCATTTTCTTCGCTGAAACTCACCTGCGATCCGGTTATCCTCTTCA AATGTTTCCGACTCAGATGCCTGACTTGTCATTCATGCATATATATGCTCAGCGAGCACAGGTTCCTGGTGCTATAATTATTGATG GTGGCTCTGGCTACTGCAAATTTGGATGGAGTAAATATGCTTCTCCTTCTGGGAGGTCTGCTACTTTTCTG GAATTTGGTAATATTGAGTCCCCAATGTATTCTAGACTCAGACATTTCTTTTCTACAATTTATGGCAG GATGCAGGTGAAAGCAAATACGCAGCCAATTGTTTTATCTCTTCCTATCTGCCATTCTGATG ATACCGAGTCTGATATAGCAGCTAGAAAGCAGCTTAAAGAAGCTATCTATACTGCATTATTTGACATGAATGTTCCTGCTGTTTGTGCGATCAATCAG GCAGTTTTAGCATTATTTGCGGCAAGGCGAACCTCAGGAGTTGTTGTCAACATTGGTTTTAACCAAACATCCGTTGTTCCAA TTTTGCATGGGAGAGTAATGCACAGAGTGGGTGTTGAAGTAACCGGAATGGGGGCTTTAAAACTTACAGGATTCCTTAGGGAAAAGATGCAGCAGAAGAATCTACATTTTGATTCTCTGTATACTGTGCGTGCATTGAAAGAG AACTTATGCTATGTTGCTTTTGATTATGAAGCTGAACTTCGAAAAGACACAGAAGCATCTTTTCAAGTTGCAGCTGAAGGATGGTTTACACTTTCAAAGGAGCGCTTTCAAACAGGAGAAATTCTATTCCAGCCTCGTATTGCAGGAGT GCGTACAATGAGTTTGCACCAGGCTGTGGCACTTTGCTTGGATCATTGCCAGGATTCAGAATTATCTGGAGATGATAACTGGTTCAAAACAGTCGTTCTGTCCGGAGGTTCAGCATGTTTGCCAGGATTAGCAG AAAGATTAGAGAAGGAACTTCTTCAATCTCTTCCTCATTCTACATCAAAAGGACTCAAAGTTATCCCTTCGCCTTATGGTGCAGATTCGGCATGGTATGGAGCAAGGCTCATTGGCAAT TTGAGCACCTTTCCAGGTTCTTGTTGCGTGACAAAGAAACAATATCGCCAGAGGTCGAGGCGCAACCTCAGGTGGTGA
- the LOC113688231 gene encoding uncharacterized WD repeat-containing protein C2A9.03, which produces MSHHQGDDADYMADEYEMEDVDDDMDDEFRGRDIGGSDSDVDEYDYMNNRMQDTSAAQARRGKDIQGIPWERLSITREKYRQTRLEQYKNYENIPQSGEGSEKECKSTDKGATFYEFRRNSRSVKSTILHFQLRNLVWATSKHDVYFMSHFSVIHWSTLTCNKSEVLNVSGHVAPCEKHPGSLLEGFTQTQVSTLAVKDNLLVAGGFQGELICKFLDRPGVSFCSRTTYDDNAITNAVDIYTTPSGAVHFTASNNDCGVRDFDMEKFQLSKHFRFDWPVNHTSLSPDGKLLIIVGDHPEGILVDSRSGKAVANLCGHLDYSFASSWHPDGITFATGNQDKTCRIWDMRYLSKCVSALKGNLGAIRSIRYSSDGRFMAMAEPADFVHVFDVKSGYEKEQEIDFFGEISGMSFSPDTESLFVGVWDRTYGSLLEFGRRRNYSYLDTII; this is translated from the exons ATGTCCCACCACCAAGGAGATGATGCTGATTACATGGCTGATGAATATGAAATGGAAGACGTGGACGATGACATGGATGATGAGTTTCGTGGTAGAGATATCGGTGGCTCTGACTCTGATGTCGATGAATATGACTACATG AACAACAGAATGCAAGATACTTCTGCTGCTCAAGCTAGGAGGGGAAAAGACATCCAAGGCATTCCTTGGGAAAGGCTCAGCATAACCAGGGAGAAATACAGGCAGACTAGATTAGAACAGTACAAAAATTATGAAAACATCCCTCAATCTGGAGAAGGATCAGAAAAG GAGTGCAAAAGCACCGACAAAGGCGCTACCTTTTACGAGTTCAGACGGAATTCTAGATCCGTGAAATCGACGATTCTCCATTTCCAG TTGAGGAATTTGGTATGGGCTACATCAAAGCATGATGTCTACTTTATGTCACATTTCTCTGTCATTCATTGGTCTACCTTGACCTGCAACAAGTCTGAAGTTCTCAACGTTTCAGGACATGTGGCACCATGTGAG AAACATCCTGGAAGCCTGCTGGAAGGGTTTACACAGACTCAAGTAAGTACACTAGCTGTGAAAGACAACCTGTTAGTTGCTGGAGGTTTTCAGGGAGAACTGATTTGCAAG TTCTTGGACAGGCCTGGAGTTAGCTTCTGTTCACGGACAACTTATGATGATAATGCCATCACTAATGCTGTTGACATATATACTACCCCGAG TGGTGCAGTCCATTTTACAGCTTCAAATAATGATTGTGGAGTTAGGGACTTCGATATGGAAAAGTTTCAGCTGTCTAAGCATTTTCGTTTTGATTGGCCAGTGAAT CACACATCCCTGAGCCCTGATGGTAAACTTCTTATAATTGTTGGAGACCATCCAGAAGGTATATTGGTGGATTCTAGAAGTGGAAAG GCAGTAGCAAATTTATGCGGGCATCTGGATTACTCATTTGCATCATCATGGCATCCTGATGGCATCACTTTCGCTACTGGAAACCAGGACAAAACTTGTCGTATTTGGGACATGCGTTATCTATCCAAATGTGTCAGTGCTTTGAAGGGCAATCTTGGAGCCATTCGGTCCATCCGCTATTCATCTGATGGTAGATTCATGGCAATGGCAGAGCCTGCTGATTTTGTCCATGTTTTTGATGTCAAAAGCGGGTATGAAAAGGAACAGGAAATTGACTTCTTTGGGGAGATATCTGGGATGTCTTTCAGTCCTGATACGGAGTCTCTTTTTGTTGGAGTCTGGGACCGGACATACGGTAGCCTTCTGGAGTTTGGGCGACGGCGGAATTATTCATACCTTGATACAATAATCTGA
- the LOC113688232 gene encoding photosystem I reaction center subunit V, chloroplastic: MASTLFSTPTFQGLRPLNKPTDTAGIFLNSKPSTFCPPVMKKRFNSSSGGVKAELSAPLVISLSTGLSLFLGRFVFFNFQRENVAKQVPGQNGQTHFEAGDTRAKEYVSLLKSNDPVGFNIVDVLAWGSIGHIVAYYILATSSNGYDPKFFG; encoded by the coding sequence ATGGCTTCCACTTTGTTCTCAACCCCAACATTCCAAGGCCTCCGACCCCTCAACAAGCCCACCGACACCGCGGGCATCTTCCTCAACAGCAAGCCTTCCACATTCTGCCCCCCAGTCATGAAGAAGAGGTTCAACTCATCATCAGGCGGCGTAAAAGCCGAGCTTAGCGCCCCTCTGGTGATCAGCTTGAGCACTGGCTTGTCCTTGTTTCTGGGCAGGTTCGTCTTCTTCAACTTCCAGAGAGAAAACGTGGCAAAACAGGTGCCGGGGCAGAACGGGCAAACACACTTCGAAGCGGGGGATACTAGAGCCAAGGAGTACGTGAGTCTGCTCAAGTCCAACGACCCTGTTGGATTCAACATCGTGGACGTTCTTGCATGGGGGTCTATTGGCCATATTGTGGCTTATTACATTCTTGCTACCTCCAGCAATGGCTATGATCCCAAGTTCTTTGGTTAA
- the LOC113743494 gene encoding high mobility group B protein 10, translated as MSNDPSTENPVAAIATQGQGQFNSHITGDNKSYPKAEAEYGEIVQNPDVFLQKLQSFHSLFGTKFKVPRLGGSSLDLHHLFVQVTSRGGIEKVIRDRRWKEVTGAFRFPSSITSASFVLRKYYLSLLYHFEQVYYFRKEEPSTSVADSASRFVNGSAASQASVDIATVNQYSEIANLEAGSLVTGTIDSKCDYGYIISVDLGSEKLKGVLYHIPEVPQMSQRSKTQSGHTRRRRRKHQLALDPSRPKPNRSGYNFFFAEHYNRLKPSYHGQERAISKRIGVLWGRLSEAEKQVYQQRGLRDKERYRSEMQEYNASHL; from the exons ATGTCAAACGACCCTTCTACTGAAAACCCTGTAGCAGCCATAGCAACTCAAGGTCAAGGGCAATTCAATTCGCACATCACTGGAGACAACAAGTCTTACCCCAAAGCAGAAGCCGAGTACGGGGAAATTGTTCAGAACCCTGATGTTTTCTTGCAAAAGCTTCAATCTTTTCACTCATTATTTGGTACCAAGTTTAA GGTCCCTAGACTTGGAGGCAGTTCCCTGGATCTACATCACCTCTTTGTGCAGGTAACATCTCGAGGTGGCATTGAGAAG GTTATAAGAGATCGCAGATGGAAGGAAGTTACTGGAGCCTTCAGGTTTCCATCTTCTATAACAAGTGCATCATTTGTCTTGCGGAAGTACTATTTATCCTTGCTCTATCACTTTGAGCAGGTTTATTACTTTCGGAAAGAAGAGCCTTCTACTTCAGTTGCAG ATTCAGCAAGTAGATTTGTCAATGGGTCAGCAGCTTCACAAGCTTCTGTAGATATTGCCACGGTTAATCAGTATTCAG AGATTGCTAACTTGGAGGCTGGCAGTTTAGTGACTGGAACAATTGATTCTAAGTGTGATTATGGGTACATAATTTCTGTGGATTTGGGCTCCGAAAAGTTGAAGGGTGTCCTTTATCATATACCTGAAGTGCCACAGATGTCTCAGAGGTCTAAAACTCAGTCTGGACATACCCGACGAAGGCGCAGAAAACATCAACTGGCTCTGGATCCCTCTCGACCCAAACCGAACAGGAGTGGATACAATTTCTTTTTCGCTGAGCATTACAACAGGCTAAAGCCTTCATACCATGGGCAAGAAAGAGCTATTAGCAAAAGAATTGGAGTTCTGTGGGGAAGACTCTCAGAGGCTGAGAAACAG GTATATCAGCAAAGAGGTTTGAGAGATAAGGAGAGATACCGGAGCGAGATGCAGGAATATAATGCATCACACCTTTAA
- the LOC140006802 gene encoding uncharacterized protein, whose product MSTVDDKEDQISESIKKEHPDHKSSVLGDHGELWIKLKINPSSDEDGDEEEEEDFEKDQPERPPQSKTKSNSNTRICQVCSKVFGSGKALGGHMRIHFQTNKDVIFRKKLIKCSQQEPLIKLKKKRKRQAYAAAAAADFAKNKDLWKIKSSSSDHDSAVAGFNKNNTNPTCSICGKNFPSMKSLFGHMRCHPDREWRGIQPPSWAAVKPSPSSSVSDAEPQKTDVDDDDYQHHQVDSADGDGDQTVDLTKTLGGWSVTAKRGRKAIVENIEEDEGMRDAVYHLMSLAQGGDSSSDVKLQVKNRHKFEEFEATNSNSLAYKSENDEDLMTKSAPGSKKKRKKESSADHPVKELRNEGRKLDGIHLDYMINMGENSAEAVKETDLFAGKLANLDCQWEEENTWPKEPKDYYADKDCSDSENTLDDRLLIDRKNDERSNGNVIAVKSRKKRKRMKLRDLDQFNPVLTLTTSLEKYRCTTCDKCFPTHQALGGHRSSHNKFRMVIQNSYGESTFAAATDEYGTLGNYTPNPGVDESKESDEGAASSHECRIGNKKFLTGQALGGHKRCHWPAAGQMEGPSSQVTSAGEVSGTDRRVMEFDLNEVPPLEEDAGVECDHAAGYGCASSSFNSVEFQGLCA is encoded by the coding sequence ATGTCGACGGTGGATGACAAAGAGGATCAAATATCAGAGTCAATCAAGAAAGAGCATCCTGATCACAAATCCAGTGTTCTTGGAGATCATGGGGAGCTTTGGATAAAGCTCAAGATCAATCCTTCTTCCGACGAAGAcggtgatgaagaagaagaagaagattttGAAAAGGATCAGCCGGAGCGGCCCCCACAAAGCAAGACCAAGAGCAATAGTAATACTAGAATTTGTCAGGTGTGTAGCAAGGTGTTTGGATCAGGTAAAGCATTGGGTGGTCACATGAGGATTCACTTCCAAACCAACAAAGACGTgatttttaggaaaaagttgATCAAATGCAGCCAGCAGGAACCTTTAATCAAgctgaagaagaaaaggaaacgaCAAGCGTACGCAGCAGCTGCAGCAGCAGATTTTGCCAAGAACAAGGATCTTTGGAAAATCAAGTCATCTTCCAGTGATCATGATAGTGCTGTCGCCGGTTTCAACAAGAACAATACTAATCCCACTTGTTCTATCTGTGGTAAGAATTTTCCTTCGATGAAGTCATTGTTTGGGCACATGAGATGTCATCCCGATAGGGAATGGAGAGGGATTCAACCGCCATCTTGGGCCGCCGTCAAGCCAAGCCCATCGTCTTCCGTTTCGGACGCTGAGCCTCAAAAGACTGATGTAGatgatgatgattatcaacACCATCAGGTGGATTCAGCTGATGGTGACGGCGATCAAACGGTTGATTTAACCAAGACGTTGGGTGGTTGGTCGGTAACTGCCAAGAGGGGCCGTAAGGCCATTGTGGAGAATATTGAAGAAGATGAGGGGATGCGTGATGCTGTTTATCATCTTATGAGTTTAGCCCAAGGGGGGGATTCTTCATCTGATGTTAAGCTGCAAGTCAAGAATAGGCATAAATTTGAGGAATTTGAGGCAACTAATAGCAATTCCCTTGCCTACAAGTCTGAAAATGACGAGGACCTCATGACCAAGAGTGCTCCGGGGtcgaagaagaaaagaaaaaaagagtctTCAGCTGATCATCCCGTGAAAGAGCTCAGAAATGAAGGTAGGAAACTTGATGGCATTCATTTGGATTATATGATTAATATGGGCGAGAACAGTGCTGAAGCTGTGAAAGAAACTGACCTTTTTGCTGGAAAGTTAGCTAATTTAGACTGTCAGTGGGAGGAGGAAAATACTTGGCCTAAGGAGCCTAAGGACTATTACGCAGACAAGGATTGCTCGGACAGCGAGAACACCTTAGACGACCGGCTGTTGATCGATCGCAAAAATGATGAGAGAAGTAATGGGAACGTGATTGCTGTCAAGAGcaggaagaagaggaaaaggatGAAGCTGAGGGATCTTGATCAGTTTAACCCGGTTTTGACATTGACAACATCTCTTGAGAAATACAGGTGCACCACTTGTGACAAGTGCTTCCCCACTCACCAGGCTTTGGGAGGACACAGGTCCAGCCATAACAAATTCAGGATGGTCATCCAAAATTCCTATGGTGAGTCCACATTTGCAGCTGCAACTGATGAATATGGAACTCTTGGCAATTATACCCCAAACCCAGGGGTGGATGAAAGCAAAGAAAGTGATGAAGGGGCAGCTAGCTCACATGAATGCAGGATTGGCAACAAGAAATTTCTCACAGGTCAGGCCCTTGGAGGTCACAAAAGATGTCACTGGCCAGCTGCGGGTCAAATGGAAGGTCCATCAAGCCAGGTTACTTCAGCTGGTGAAGTAAGCGGCACCGATCGTAGAGTAATGGAATTTGACCTCAATGAGGTGCCCCCATTGGAGGAAGATGCTGGTGTTGAGTGTGATCATGCTGCCGGATATGGCTGTGCCTCTTCGTCTTTTAACTCGGTCGAATTTCAGGGCTTGTGTGCCTAA
- the LOC140004152 gene encoding WPP domain-interacting protein 2-like produces MDLESENSALESVEDNEKLVNSDALKLRSNGNGVFDDNDNGNEVAEVSVKSPPGVIAKSSASLPSPSLSPSSSPSPGGTKGYGLKKWRRIKRDVIKDGLSNLDGSKLLKRGLPNSAANPNRATQSSGGGLKQYSEGSVSSTNAKARSPGNVVDLFAAIGDSGIGNVLGAGTAESENSEDRSSKSSTAASAPKMMYEMPAGKGFASHINRTRNLSGKNLGNSGQRVQAGKVRTETSKKLRGDVVKIEKTNSHSSMESDSRSSNFVFMQGINFATSNGRQSGRSRNNDGENSDEAQGCERQPSEELPGDSSRKNGGEFHDNFQEDFAADSSWGIKEERSDNNGPLSDQDSLFESILTLQSAEEALEKEIQKLREIGKEESTLDDLVKDASTEQLQFGDFGENFSDSSESEVLSLKQRLDLMETKLDGATALLKVKEAKIVELQESILGSRSPKVGTGCALELHQESYRDINIELEGLFKQKIEAEVEYLVISRTVQNLRVAVVDQITTLEEQRKDQARVLNRLGDAEVKAAMLKGEAVKLENYCEDIMAADETIKLKMSICKYASCFFIQLMLLLVILMFLILQFSPNHSEVVPT; encoded by the exons ATGGATTTGGAGAGTGAAAATTCAGCTCTCGAATCTGTGGAAGATAATGAAAAATTGGTTAATTCTGATGCCCTCAAGCTTCGAAGCAATGGGAATGGTGTTTTTGATGACAACGATAATGGAAATGAAGTTGCGGAGGTTTCTGTAAAATCGCCACCTGGGGTGATTGCGAAATCATCTGCATCTTTGCCCTCCccctccctttccccttctTCCTCGCCTTCTCCTGGGGGGACGAAAGGTTATGggttgaagaaatggagaaggatCAAGAGGGATGTGATTAAGGATGGGCTTAGTAATTTGGATGGTAGTAAGTTGTTGAAACGGGGTTTGCCCAATTCGGCTGCTAATCCCAACAGAGCAACGCAATCTTCTGGTGGTGGGTTGAAGCAATATAGCGAAGGTTCTGTTTCGTCCACTAATGCAAAGGCGAGAAGTCCAGGGAACGTGGTTGATCTTTTTGCTGCAATTGGTGATTCAGGGATTGGAAATGTCTTAGGTGCTGGGACAGCGGAATCTGAAAATAGTGAAGATCGGAGTAGCAAGTCTTCTACAGCTGCTAGTGCTCCAAAGATGATGTATGAGATGCCCGCGGGGAAGGGATTTGCTAGTCACATCAACAGGACGAGGAATTTGAGTGGGAAGAATTTGGGTAACTCAGGTCAGCGAGTTCAGGCGGGAAAGGTTCGGACTGAAACCAGTAAGAAACTTAGAGGAGATGTGGTCAAAATCGAGAAAACAAACTCTCATTCCAGCATGGAATCTGATTCGCGAAGCTCCAACTTTGTCTTTATGCAGGGTATCAATTTCGCAACCAGTAATGGGAGGCAAAGTGGAAGATCAAGGAATAATGATGGAGAAAATAGTGATGAAGCTCAGGGTTGCGAGCGGCAACCAAGTGAGGAACTTCCAGGTGATTCCAGCCGGAAAAATGGTGGAGAGTTCCATGATAATTTTCAGGAAGATTTTGCTGCTGATTCTTCTTGGGGGATTAAGGAAGAGAGGAGTGATAATAATGGACCCCTAAGTGATCAAGATTCTCTCTTTGAGTCTATTCTTACTCTCCAGTCAGCAGAGGAAGCACTGGAAAAAG AAATTCAGAAGTTGAGGGAaattggaaaggaagaaagcACCCTTGATGATTTGGTTAAGGATGCCTCCACTGAACAGTTGCAATTTGgtgattttggtgaaaatttttcagattCCTCAGAATCTGAGGTGCTTAGTTTAAAGCAGAGATTGGATTTAATGGAAACCAAGCTTGATGGTGCAACAGCTTTGctgaaggtgaaggaagctaaAATTGTTGAACTACAAGAATCCATCTTAGGTAGTAGGTCACCAAAGGTAGGAACTGGGTGTGCATTGGAGTTGCATCAAGAGAGTTACAGAGACATAAATATTGAACTTGAAGGCCTTTTTAAGCAAAAGATTGAAGCTGAAGTTGAGTATTTGGTAATATCAAGAACAGTGCAAAACCTGCGAGTTGCAGTAGTGGATCAAATTACCACTCTTGAAGAACAGAGGAAAGATCAGGCACGGGTGCTGAACAGGCTTGGAGATGCTGAGGTTAAGGCTGCAATGCTTAAGGGAGAAGCCGTGAAACTGGAGAATTACTGTGAAGATATTATGGCTGCTGATGAGACTATCAAACTTAAAATGAGTATATGCAAGTATGCGTCATGTTTCTTTATACAGTTGATGTTGCTTCTTGTCATCCTTATGTTCCTGATCTTGCAGTTTTCGCCAAATCATTCTGAGGTTGTACCTACGTAA